From Microbacterium croceum, a single genomic window includes:
- a CDS encoding ADP-ribosylglycohydrolase family protein: MTSPTPTLQDRVRGSLAGLAIGDAIGRPVEGFSAAEIQAAHGRVTGYLDPEPAGSDDTEYALLTAKTVQRVGVNATADDFAQTWIEDVLPQADDFKGGGFSEMAAIDNLRRGIRPPLSGDTMHGWSDGLAMRVSPLGIVADGDVELARRLAEADGAVSHTTEGIWAGVVVAVAVTTALTGADAAACYDAGLAAIPADSWTARNLRDARDLVRSGLDDDALALALHDRLAVADYFWADLAPEAVGLAMASVLHAGGRASDSILFAVNMGRDADTTAAIAGCIGGAISGIGDLPEEWVAGLRPVVGSCIRSMAGIHPLDAADTLTRIVEEARA; this comes from the coding sequence ATGACTTCTCCCACGCCGACCCTGCAGGACCGCGTCCGTGGTTCGCTGGCCGGACTCGCCATCGGCGATGCGATCGGTCGGCCGGTCGAAGGCTTCTCCGCCGCCGAGATCCAGGCCGCCCATGGCCGTGTGACCGGGTACCTCGATCCCGAACCGGCCGGCAGCGACGACACCGAATATGCCCTGCTGACCGCGAAGACCGTGCAGCGCGTCGGCGTGAATGCCACAGCTGATGACTTCGCGCAGACCTGGATCGAGGACGTGCTCCCGCAGGCTGACGACTTCAAGGGCGGGGGGTTCAGCGAGATGGCCGCGATCGACAACCTCCGTCGCGGCATCCGCCCGCCCCTGAGCGGCGACACCATGCACGGCTGGAGCGACGGGCTCGCGATGCGGGTCAGCCCGCTCGGCATCGTCGCCGACGGCGATGTCGAGCTCGCCCGTCGCCTGGCCGAGGCTGACGGTGCGGTGAGCCACACGACCGAAGGCATCTGGGCCGGAGTGGTCGTCGCGGTCGCCGTGACCACGGCTCTCACCGGAGCGGATGCCGCCGCCTGCTACGACGCAGGGCTCGCCGCGATCCCCGCGGACAGCTGGACGGCCCGCAACCTGCGTGATGCGCGCGACCTGGTCCGTTCCGGACTCGATGACGACGCGCTCGCCCTCGCGCTCCACGACCGCCTCGCCGTGGCCGACTACTTCTGGGCCGACCTCGCGCCCGAAGCGGTCGGGCTCGCGATGGCCTCGGTGCTGCACGCCGGGGGGCGCGCGTCTGACAGCATCCTGTTCGCCGTCAACATGGGACGCGACGCCGACACGACCGCGGCGATCGCCGGCTGCATCGGGGGCGCGATCTCCGGCATCGGCGATCTGCCCGAGGAGTGGGTGGCAGGACTGCGTCCGGTCGTGGGCTCGTGCATCCGCTCGATGGCCGGGATCCACCCGCTGGATGCCGCCGACACCCTGACCCGCATCGTCGAGGAGGCGCGCGCATGA
- a CDS encoding ADP-ribosylglycohydrolase family protein, which yields MRLTWAQPEDLLPHELVQARAEGKHVEAIAACWTAAGGTLDPVRGGATADAASDDLRMLARALLIELDAVSPAEPEATTWDEVRAELTGTPAPIATPDGAALVGRIHGAWAGRSAGCLWGKPVEKIPRAGIEEILRATGRWPLTEYFSAQGLPDDVARRWPWNRRSAVNSLVENIAGMPEDDDLNYPLLNLRVLESAGRGFTTDDIAQAWLADLPAGRTFTAERIAYRNLLDGYRPDEAARVRNPFREWIGALIRTDVYGWINPGDITEAARMAWTDARLSHTRNGLWGAMWAAALTSASLVAASVDEVLDLAATAVPVGSDLGEAIAFGAALGRGDLDDAAAIDALHEAYGHLHWVHTINNAALIAFALARSGGDFARGVPLAVITGWDTDSAGATVGSVLGGLAGVDGLPARLIDPLQNRIATSLPGLDGVEIDDLARRTFALLPAHSVHSQRQGRS from the coding sequence ATGCGCCTGACCTGGGCCCAGCCGGAAGACCTGCTGCCGCACGAGCTGGTGCAGGCGCGTGCCGAAGGCAAGCACGTCGAGGCGATCGCTGCCTGCTGGACCGCTGCGGGCGGCACGCTCGACCCCGTGCGCGGCGGGGCGACAGCGGATGCGGCGTCCGACGACCTCCGGATGCTGGCCCGCGCGCTGCTGATCGAACTCGACGCGGTTTCCCCCGCGGAGCCGGAGGCGACGACATGGGACGAGGTACGTGCCGAGCTCACCGGCACGCCCGCACCGATCGCGACGCCGGATGGCGCCGCTCTCGTCGGCCGTATCCATGGCGCCTGGGCCGGGCGGTCGGCGGGGTGTCTGTGGGGAAAGCCCGTCGAGAAGATCCCGCGCGCCGGGATCGAGGAGATCCTGCGGGCGACGGGTCGTTGGCCGCTCACGGAGTACTTCTCCGCGCAGGGGCTGCCGGACGACGTCGCACGCCGTTGGCCATGGAACCGGCGCTCGGCGGTCAACTCCCTGGTCGAGAACATCGCGGGGATGCCCGAGGACGACGATCTCAACTACCCGCTCCTGAACCTCCGGGTGCTCGAATCCGCGGGTCGCGGGTTCACGACCGACGACATCGCACAGGCGTGGTTGGCAGACCTCCCGGCGGGACGCACCTTCACCGCTGAGCGCATCGCGTATCGCAACCTCCTCGACGGCTATCGCCCGGATGAGGCTGCTCGCGTGCGCAACCCGTTCCGCGAGTGGATCGGCGCCCTCATCCGCACCGACGTCTACGGCTGGATCAACCCCGGTGACATCACCGAAGCGGCCCGCATGGCCTGGACGGATGCTCGCCTCAGCCACACCCGCAACGGGCTGTGGGGAGCGATGTGGGCGGCGGCGCTGACCTCGGCCTCGCTCGTCGCGGCATCCGTCGACGAGGTGCTCGATCTCGCAGCGACCGCCGTTCCCGTAGGGAGTGACCTGGGGGAGGCGATCGCCTTCGGAGCCGCGCTCGGGCGCGGCGACCTCGACGACGCGGCAGCGATCGACGCGCTGCACGAGGCCTACGGCCACCTGCACTGGGTGCACACGATCAACAACGCGGCCCTCATCGCGTTCGCGCTGGCACGCAGTGGCGGAGACTTCGCCCGCGGAGTGCCGCTGGCGGTGATCACGGGGTGGGACACCGACTCGGCGGGAGCCACCGTCGGTTCGGTGCTCGGCGGGCTCGCCGGCGTCGACGGTCTGCCCGCTCGTCTCATCGACCCTCTGCAGAACCGCATCGCGACGAGCCTTCCCGGGCTCGACGGTGTCGAGATCGACGACCTCGCCCGCCGCACCTTCGCGCTGCTCCCTGCCCACTCCGTTCATTCCCAGAGACAAGGACGTTCATGA
- a CDS encoding ADP-ribosylglycohydrolase family protein, with protein sequence MSWIRERTAAVLAGSAIGDALGGAAEGFSPEKIKERYGGPITGIVPPYHLDWQTARPVSPYHKGDGHITDDTLMTQALIRVYAERRDHIDAFAVAELLVPLLQTEIRWIPELERESILLQRIFLAEKWLVTRLQYGHVDPREAGVGNVVNCGAAMYMAPVGIVNAGNPEAAYAEAIDVAGAHQSSYGREAAGVFAAAVAASVALDATVDSVIDAALRVAHDGTAAAIRAVVDAARGLGPDADEEQIGLALRDAIRPFDTVGDAYREPLMDARVPSRTKSIEELPVALGFLVAHEGAFLPTVLGAVNYGRDSDSIASMAGSLAAGIGGQAVIPSDMLDTIATASRVDFDEYAALLSSVAVDVMQKDAARAEADLRRVASLRGA encoded by the coding sequence ATGAGCTGGATTCGGGAACGCACGGCGGCCGTGCTCGCGGGGTCGGCCATCGGCGACGCCCTGGGTGGGGCGGCCGAAGGCTTCAGTCCGGAGAAGATCAAAGAGCGGTACGGGGGTCCGATCACGGGCATCGTCCCGCCCTATCACCTGGACTGGCAGACCGCTCGACCGGTCAGCCCGTACCACAAGGGTGACGGGCACATCACGGATGACACCCTGATGACGCAGGCGCTGATCCGGGTGTACGCAGAACGTCGAGACCACATCGACGCGTTCGCCGTCGCCGAGCTGCTGGTGCCGCTGCTGCAGACCGAGATCCGCTGGATCCCGGAGCTGGAGCGCGAATCGATCCTGCTGCAGCGCATCTTCCTCGCCGAGAAGTGGCTGGTCACGCGTCTGCAGTACGGCCATGTCGATCCACGGGAGGCGGGCGTCGGGAACGTGGTCAACTGCGGTGCCGCGATGTACATGGCACCCGTCGGCATCGTCAACGCGGGCAATCCCGAGGCGGCGTACGCCGAAGCGATCGACGTCGCCGGGGCTCACCAGTCGAGCTATGGACGGGAAGCTGCCGGGGTGTTCGCCGCCGCGGTCGCCGCCTCCGTCGCTCTCGATGCCACGGTCGACTCGGTGATCGACGCCGCGCTGCGCGTCGCCCACGACGGCACGGCTGCAGCCATCCGCGCGGTGGTCGATGCGGCCCGAGGCCTGGGTCCCGACGCCGACGAGGAGCAGATCGGGCTCGCCCTGCGCGATGCCATCCGTCCTTTCGACACCGTGGGAGACGCGTATCGCGAGCCTCTCATGGATGCGCGAGTGCCGTCTCGGACCAAGTCGATCGAGGAGCTGCCCGTCGCGCTCGGCTTCCTCGTCGCGCATGAGGGAGCGTTCCTGCCCACCGTGCTCGGCGCCGTGAACTACGGTCGCGACTCCGACTCCATCGCGTCGATGGCCGGAAGCCTCGCCGCCGGCATCGGTGGTCAGGCGGTCATCCCGTCCGACATGCTCGACACCATCGCCACGGCCAGCCGGGTCGACTTCGATGAGTACGCCGCACTGCTGTCGAGCGTCGCGGTGGATGTCATGCAGAAGGACGCGGCTCGCGCCGAAGCCGACCTGCGCCGCGTGGCCTCGCTCCGGGGGGCGTGA
- a CDS encoding ABC transporter substrate-binding protein: MKKLHRASIALAAAAVTALTLASCSAGGDTTDDAGDGEPVSITFQSFSDQPAAIEATKEIVDAWNDDNPEIQVEIVQAPTDSLDDKLTTQFAGEVAPDIIHYEVLGIVPFARDGYLADLSELLSKETIDDIDPGVLASVTVDDQMIGAPTELQTYVVFANKKLLEAAGVEIPTGDSMTWDELDEIAKATTSGDVHGITWGLKSPTAAFMSLGMGFGSEYFTGEGDDMKVDVKDADLEVPNRVRSMIEDGSVDPIGVTQSGSDVLATFYAGKAAMTVQGSYQVANIATDAPADMDWIVLPPLAGSEGAVQAANPQTLSINIDSPYQKQAAKFLDYFMQTDNLVKMNIADGLIPTTISAREALAEQTADQNGWPEIVQSAEGLDGPAFLQANGFVRWKDTVATPAFQKFLGGEIDDKGLASELDDGWAQVNG; encoded by the coding sequence GTGAAGAAGCTTCATCGCGCGTCCATCGCGCTCGCCGCAGCCGCGGTGACGGCGCTGACCCTCGCGTCCTGCTCCGCGGGCGGCGACACGACCGACGACGCCGGCGACGGCGAGCCGGTATCGATCACCTTCCAGTCGTTCTCCGACCAGCCGGCTGCGATCGAGGCGACCAAGGAGATCGTGGATGCCTGGAACGACGACAACCCCGAGATCCAGGTCGAGATCGTGCAGGCGCCGACCGACAGTCTGGACGACAAGCTGACGACGCAGTTCGCGGGTGAGGTCGCGCCCGACATCATCCACTACGAGGTGCTCGGCATCGTGCCCTTCGCCCGCGACGGCTACCTCGCCGACCTGAGCGAGCTGCTCAGCAAGGAGACCATCGACGACATCGACCCCGGCGTGCTCGCCTCGGTGACGGTGGACGACCAGATGATCGGCGCCCCGACCGAACTGCAGACCTACGTCGTGTTCGCGAACAAGAAGCTGCTCGAGGCGGCGGGCGTGGAGATACCGACGGGCGACTCCATGACGTGGGATGAGCTCGACGAGATCGCCAAGGCCACGACGTCCGGCGATGTGCACGGCATCACGTGGGGGCTGAAGAGCCCCACCGCGGCGTTCATGAGCCTCGGCATGGGCTTCGGCTCCGAGTACTTCACCGGCGAGGGCGACGACATGAAGGTCGACGTGAAGGACGCCGACCTCGAGGTGCCGAACCGTGTGCGGTCGATGATCGAGGATGGCTCCGTGGACCCGATCGGCGTCACGCAGTCGGGCTCCGACGTGCTGGCGACGTTCTACGCGGGCAAGGCCGCCATGACCGTGCAGGGCTCGTACCAGGTGGCGAACATCGCCACCGATGCCCCGGCCGACATGGACTGGATCGTGCTGCCGCCGCTCGCCGGATCCGAGGGAGCGGTGCAGGCCGCGAACCCGCAGACGCTGTCGATCAACATCGACTCGCCGTACCAGAAGCAGGCCGCGAAGTTCCTCGACTACTTCATGCAGACCGACAACCTCGTGAAGATGAACATCGCCGATGGACTCATCCCCACGACGATCTCGGCACGTGAGGCGCTCGCCGAGCAGACGGCCGATCAGAACGGCTGGCCCGAGATCGTGCAGTCGGCAGAAGGCCTCGACGGACCGGCCTTCCTGCAGGCGAACGGCTTCGTGCGCTGGAAGGACACCGTCGCGACTCCCGCGTTCCAGAAGTTCCTGGGCGGAGAGATCGACGACAAGGGCCTGGCATCCGAGCTCGATGACGGCTGGGCACAGGTCAACGGTTGA
- a CDS encoding carbohydrate ABC transporter permease yields the protein MTQSTVTRVMVTQNTTKKQRRTMNRRTKKPLVRILQYVALAGFLIFLGFPLLWLISTAFKSSAEINSLAVNLFPLQPTIDNFVVALERQGLVRAAGNSLLVAIATTIIVTLLSIPGAYVMARYQGKLRSIGVGYILVSQIFPVILIVIPLFFILRSAGLVDSLLGLVAVYSVYTLPFSLWMLQGYVAAIPYDIEEAASIDGANKARTLQRVVFPLLMPGLVATAMFSFVSAYNEFFFALVLLQSPENYTLPIALSTFVGGEGKVAVGPLAAGALLSSIPSIVFFTLLQKRLATGLLSGAVKG from the coding sequence ATGACTCAGAGCACCGTCACCCGCGTCATGGTCACCCAGAACACGACGAAGAAGCAGCGCAGAACGATGAATCGGCGCACCAAGAAGCCACTGGTCCGCATCCTGCAGTACGTGGCACTCGCGGGGTTCCTGATCTTCCTCGGTTTCCCGCTGCTGTGGCTGATCTCCACCGCGTTCAAGTCGTCCGCCGAGATCAACTCCCTCGCCGTCAACCTGTTCCCCCTGCAGCCCACGATCGACAACTTCGTGGTGGCGCTGGAGCGGCAGGGGCTCGTGCGCGCGGCAGGCAACAGCCTCCTCGTCGCCATCGCCACGACGATCATCGTCACGCTGCTCTCGATCCCCGGCGCGTACGTCATGGCGAGGTACCAGGGCAAGCTCCGATCGATCGGGGTGGGCTACATCCTGGTGAGCCAGATCTTCCCGGTGATCCTCATCGTCATCCCGCTCTTCTTCATCCTGCGGTCGGCCGGCCTGGTCGACTCCCTGCTCGGGCTCGTGGCGGTCTACTCCGTCTACACCCTGCCGTTCTCGCTCTGGATGCTGCAGGGATACGTCGCGGCGATCCCGTACGACATCGAAGAGGCCGCGTCGATCGACGGTGCCAACAAGGCGCGCACGCTGCAGCGGGTCGTATTTCCGCTGCTGATGCCGGGGCTCGTGGCGACAGCGATGTTCAGCTTCGTCTCGGCGTACAACGAGTTCTTCTTCGCCCTGGTGCTGCTGCAGTCGCCGGAGAACTACACGCTCCCCATCGCCCTCAGCACGTTCGTCGGCGGCGAGGGCAAGGTCGCGGTCGGGCCGCTCGCCGCCGGGGCTCTGCTGTCGAGCATCCCGAGCATCGTCTTCTTCACACTGCTGCAGAAGCGTCTCGCCACCGGCCTGCTCTCCGGCGCCGTCAAGGGCTGA
- a CDS encoding carbohydrate ABC transporter permease produces the protein MSSTAVKTATTKGIAPKPGGLARSRRNEALGLVIPTLIPILALSVIPLFIGVATAFTDSRLARNHETQFVGFENFIKLGSDTQFWQSFGIGMIWAVTVTALQLIGGLSLALLLNTDLRFRGITRVLALIPWAMPPVVVAVMWQMIYSPTNGPLNWLIESLGGPENINWLGDFGLALPAVILVGVWVGMPQNTVVLLAGLQQVPGELLEAAAVDGASTWRRFISVTLPALRPVIFSIASLSFIWNFNSFGIVYVMTEGGPGGRTMLPMLFTYLEAFKSRNTGGAAAMGDVIVIFLVVILVIALWRQLRPERSPR, from the coding sequence ATGAGCTCGACAGCTGTGAAGACGGCCACGACGAAGGGGATCGCGCCCAAGCCGGGCGGCCTCGCCCGTTCGCGCCGCAACGAGGCGCTCGGTCTCGTCATCCCGACGCTGATCCCCATCCTCGCGCTCAGCGTGATCCCGCTGTTCATCGGCGTCGCCACGGCGTTCACCGATTCGCGCCTTGCCCGGAATCACGAGACGCAGTTCGTCGGATTCGAGAACTTCATCAAGCTCGGCTCCGACACCCAGTTCTGGCAGTCGTTCGGAATCGGCATGATCTGGGCCGTCACCGTGACCGCCCTGCAGCTGATCGGCGGACTCAGCCTCGCGCTGCTGCTCAACACCGATCTGCGCTTCCGTGGAATCACCCGCGTGCTGGCACTGATCCCGTGGGCGATGCCGCCCGTCGTGGTCGCTGTGATGTGGCAGATGATCTACTCGCCGACCAACGGGCCGCTGAACTGGCTGATCGAATCGCTGGGAGGGCCGGAGAACATCAACTGGCTGGGCGACTTCGGACTCGCCCTTCCCGCCGTCATCCTGGTCGGAGTGTGGGTCGGCATGCCGCAGAACACCGTCGTGCTGCTCGCCGGCCTGCAGCAGGTGCCGGGCGAGCTCCTCGAGGCGGCCGCCGTCGACGGCGCGAGCACCTGGCGCCGGTTCATCAGCGTCACCCTGCCGGCGCTGCGGCCAGTGATCTTCTCGATCGCCAGCCTCAGCTTCATCTGGAACTTCAACTCCTTCGGCATCGTCTACGTCATGACCGAGGGCGGTCCGGGAGGTCGCACGATGCTGCCGATGCTGTTCACGTACCTCGAGGCATTCAAGTCCCGCAACACCGGAGGGGCGGCGGCGATGGGTGACGTCATCGTGATCTTCCTCGTCGTGATCCTGGTGATCGCCCTGTGGCGTCAGCTGCGTCCGGAGAGGAGCCCGCGATGA
- a CDS encoding LacI family DNA-binding transcriptional regulator, translating into MGTKPTLHEVAAAAGVSLASASRALTGRSASPEMVRKVRTAAKRIGYLPDATARSLRLGGHPQVVFAVDDIGNPNYVQMLRAIEEELGETTRISVSATGRRPDQTVELVRMLSMGAGDGLIISPLRVTPALRQALADTVVPVVVIGTLHSELSIDSVFVDSAVAVGMVVDHLVEIGRTRIGVINGPGNTNPGAARRAGFAAAVQRHGLTRTDALQITAADFTVGAGVDAAERLLAATTESGDKIDAIVCANDLIAIGAINAIRRQGLRVPEDIAVTGIDDTDLAALYSPPLTSVSLQSERRGRIAARMLSERFADPSRPTRRETVEATLVIRASTIGESA; encoded by the coding sequence ATGGGGACGAAGCCGACTCTGCACGAGGTCGCCGCCGCGGCCGGTGTCTCACTCGCTTCCGCATCACGCGCCCTCACCGGCCGTTCCGCGAGCCCGGAGATGGTGCGAAAGGTACGCACGGCGGCGAAGCGCATCGGCTACCTGCCCGACGCCACGGCGCGCTCACTGCGTCTGGGCGGTCATCCCCAGGTCGTCTTCGCCGTCGACGACATCGGCAACCCGAACTACGTGCAGATGCTGCGCGCGATCGAGGAGGAGCTGGGAGAGACGACGCGGATCAGCGTCTCGGCGACCGGCCGCCGCCCCGACCAGACGGTCGAACTCGTGCGCATGCTCAGCATGGGGGCCGGCGACGGCCTGATCATCTCGCCCCTGCGCGTCACCCCCGCGCTTCGCCAGGCGCTCGCCGACACGGTCGTGCCGGTCGTGGTCATCGGCACCCTGCACTCCGAACTCAGCATCGACAGTGTCTTCGTCGACTCCGCGGTCGCCGTCGGGATGGTCGTCGACCACCTGGTCGAGATCGGGCGCACCCGGATCGGCGTGATCAACGGGCCGGGCAACACGAACCCCGGTGCGGCCCGCCGCGCCGGATTCGCCGCCGCCGTCCAGCGCCACGGACTGACGCGCACCGATGCCCTGCAGATCACCGCGGCCGACTTCACCGTCGGCGCAGGGGTGGATGCCGCCGAGCGGCTGCTCGCCGCGACGACGGAGAGCGGCGACAAGATCGACGCGATCGTCTGCGCGAACGATCTGATCGCGATCGGCGCCATCAACGCGATCCGCCGGCAGGGTCTGCGCGTACCGGAGGACATCGCCGTGACCGGCATCGACGACACCGATCTGGCCGCGCTCTACAGCCCGCCGCTGACCTCCGTCTCCCTCCAGTCCGAGCGACGCGGGCGGATCGCCGCGCGCATGCTCAGCGAGCGTTTCGCCGATCCCTCGCGCCCCACACGGCGCGAGACGGTCGAGGCCACTCTCGTCATCCGAGCGTCAACGATCGGGGAATCCGCATGA
- a CDS encoding HpcH/HpaI aldolase/citrate lyase family protein: MDGYRSGLYVPGDRPDRFLSAEESGADLVVFDLEDAVAPERKSAARDAVLEWLRDGRRGSAAVQVRVNAGDERDLRAVSALAPEVGIRLPKVESTSDLDHAVALAPGRPLIALLESARGVVNAVAIADHPAVVALALGESDLRSEVGGGEAMITHARLSMLFAARAAGLPAPMASVYPAIRDLEGLAADTRRAADLGLFGRMAAHPLQLAVIASIFAPTAAEVAWARDVLSALQGGGVMTLASGEMVDPAMRGRAERILGMTEPRS, encoded by the coding sequence ATGGACGGCTACCGCAGCGGTCTCTACGTGCCGGGGGATCGTCCTGACCGCTTCCTCTCGGCTGAGGAGAGCGGTGCCGATCTGGTGGTGTTCGACCTCGAGGATGCCGTCGCACCGGAGCGCAAGTCGGCGGCGCGCGACGCCGTGCTCGAGTGGCTCCGCGACGGGCGGCGGGGGAGTGCCGCGGTGCAGGTGCGCGTGAACGCGGGCGATGAGCGGGATCTGCGGGCCGTCTCCGCACTCGCTCCCGAGGTCGGCATCCGGCTGCCGAAGGTCGAGAGCACCAGCGATCTCGACCACGCGGTCGCCCTCGCACCGGGCCGGCCGCTCATCGCCCTGCTCGAGTCCGCTCGTGGGGTGGTGAACGCTGTCGCGATCGCTGATCATCCGGCCGTGGTCGCCCTCGCGCTCGGGGAGAGCGATCTGCGCAGCGAGGTCGGGGGAGGGGAGGCGATGATCACGCACGCGCGGCTGTCGATGCTGTTCGCGGCGCGCGCCGCGGGGCTGCCTGCACCTATGGCGTCGGTGTACCCCGCGATCCGTGACCTCGAAGGGCTCGCCGCCGACACCCGCCGCGCTGCCGATCTCGGACTCTTCGGCCGGATGGCTGCGCATCCGCTGCAGCTCGCGGTGATCGCCTCGATCTTCGCCCCCACCGCGGCCGAGGTCGCCTGGGCGAGGGACGTCCTCTCGGCGCTGCAGGGGGGAGGAGTCATGACCCTCGCCTCGGGCGAGATGGTCGACCCTGCGATGCGGGGGCGCGCCGAACGGATTCTGGGGATGACCGAACCGAGGTCTTGA
- a CDS encoding CaiB/BaiF CoA transferase family protein encodes MPDREDLRTVPQAPLEGVRVLDVSTLFAGPLAATFLGDFGADVIKVEHPIRPDASRGHGPQKDGVNLWWKTLGRNKRTVTIDLSDPAGAEVLLRLVADADVMIENFRPGTLERWGLSPERLQKANPRLVLARVTAFGQFGPYSARPGFGSLAEAMSGFAALTGDPDGPPTLPPFGLADGIAALATAYAVMAALRSAESDGHGQVVDMAIIEPILMLLGGQITAWDQLGMVQPRTGNRSVNNAPRNVYRSRDGVWLAVSTSSQSIAERVMTVVGRAELIEEPWFRSGHERALHADELDEAVQSWIGAHDADEVVAVFEAASAAIAPVYDVRGVVEDPQYQALGTIVRVEDDDLGDVAMQNVLFRLSRTPGSIRWTGRRHGADTDEVLRDAGLSDAEIARLKTRRAV; translated from the coding sequence GTGCCGGACCGGGAAGATTTGAGAACTGTTCCACAGGCACCCCTCGAGGGGGTGCGCGTGCTCGACGTGTCCACGCTGTTCGCCGGGCCTCTGGCGGCGACATTCCTCGGGGATTTCGGTGCGGACGTCATCAAGGTGGAGCACCCGATACGTCCGGATGCCTCGCGGGGGCACGGACCCCAGAAGGACGGTGTCAACCTCTGGTGGAAGACACTCGGGCGCAACAAGCGCACCGTGACGATCGATCTGAGCGACCCCGCCGGCGCCGAGGTGCTGCTGCGGCTGGTGGCCGATGCCGACGTCATGATCGAGAATTTCCGCCCCGGCACACTCGAGCGCTGGGGGCTCTCGCCTGAACGTCTGCAGAAGGCGAATCCTCGGCTGGTGCTGGCCAGGGTGACCGCGTTCGGGCAGTTCGGTCCGTACTCCGCGCGGCCCGGCTTCGGCAGTCTCGCCGAGGCGATGAGCGGCTTCGCCGCCCTCACGGGTGACCCGGATGGCCCGCCCACGCTTCCCCCGTTCGGTCTCGCCGACGGGATCGCCGCTCTCGCCACCGCCTATGCCGTGATGGCCGCGCTGCGCAGCGCCGAGAGTGACGGCCACGGTCAGGTCGTCGACATGGCGATCATCGAACCGATCCTCATGCTGCTGGGCGGGCAGATCACCGCGTGGGATCAGCTCGGCATGGTGCAACCCCGCACCGGCAACCGCTCGGTCAACAACGCTCCGCGCAACGTCTACCGGTCCCGCGACGGCGTGTGGCTGGCGGTGTCGACGAGCTCGCAGTCGATCGCTGAGCGTGTGATGACCGTCGTCGGGCGTGCCGAGCTGATCGAAGAGCCCTGGTTCCGGTCAGGACATGAGCGGGCGCTGCACGCTGACGAGCTCGATGAGGCGGTGCAGTCCTGGATCGGGGCTCATGATGCCGACGAGGTCGTCGCGGTGTTCGAGGCGGCGTCAGCGGCCATCGCCCCGGTCTACGACGTGCGCGGCGTCGTCGAGGACCCGCAGTATCAGGCGTTGGGCACGATCGTGCGCGTCGAAGACGACGACCTCGGCGACGTCGCGATGCAGAACGTGCTGTTCCGCCTTTCGCGCACGCCCGGGTCGATCCGCTGGACGGGGCGCAGACACGGCGCCGACACCGACGAGGTGCTGCGCGATGCCGGTCTCTCCGACGCGGAGATCGCGCGCCTCAAGACCCGGAGAGCGGTGTGA
- a CDS encoding ABC transporter ATP-binding protein — protein MSEVAVLDAQNIVVRYPGNPPVIAVNGVSLSVAPGETVALVGESGSGKSSLARAVVGIEKTAGGTVLFRDAPVSPLGIRRRSIALTGIQMVFQDPSTSLNPRRRIGEQIADGIATARARGAEGSTVEEWLERVGLPTTVSSRFPHQFSGGQKQRIAIARALAARPSLLVADEPISALDASTQTSVAGLMRDLVAEAGAGMLFISHDLAVVRRIADRTFVMFGGRVLESGPTDRVWADPQHPYTRALLAAIPEPDGAGRIPVAPTTEERIIWSEIPPVLN, from the coding sequence ATGAGTGAGGTCGCTGTTCTCGACGCGCAGAACATCGTGGTGCGCTACCCGGGCAACCCGCCCGTCATCGCCGTGAACGGGGTCTCGCTCAGCGTCGCCCCGGGTGAGACCGTCGCCCTGGTCGGCGAGTCCGGCAGCGGCAAGTCCAGCCTGGCGCGTGCCGTGGTGGGCATCGAGAAGACCGCGGGCGGGACGGTGCTCTTCCGGGATGCGCCCGTGTCGCCGCTCGGCATCCGTCGCCGTTCGATCGCGCTCACCGGCATCCAGATGGTGTTCCAGGATCCGTCGACCTCGCTGAACCCGCGACGCCGGATCGGCGAGCAGATCGCCGACGGCATCGCCACTGCTCGCGCACGGGGTGCGGAGGGGTCGACCGTCGAGGAGTGGCTGGAGCGCGTCGGGCTGCCGACGACCGTGAGCTCGCGGTTCCCGCACCAGTTCTCAGGCGGGCAGAAGCAGCGCATCGCTATCGCCCGCGCGCTGGCCGCGCGACCATCGCTGCTCGTCGCGGATGAGCCGATCTCGGCACTCGACGCCTCGACGCAGACGAGCGTGGCCGGACTCATGCGCGATCTCGTGGCAGAGGCCGGAGCCGGGATGCTGTTCATCTCGCACGACCTCGCCGTGGTGCGGCGCATCGCCGACCGCACGTTCGTGATGTTCGGCGGACGCGTGCTGGAGTCGGGTCCGACCGACCGGGTGTGGGCTGATCCGCAGCATCCGTACACGCGGGCACTGCTCGCCGCGATCCCGGAGCCGGACGGCGCCGGTCGCATCCCCGTCGCGCCGACGACCGAGGAGCGCATCATCTGGTCGGAGATCCCCCCGGTCCTGAACTGA